The genomic segment GAGGTTTTCGTCCACATTACAGAGGTTCAGATCTGCAGTCTGCTCTTTCTTCTCTGCATGATTGAGACGCTCCTTGCTGCTCTTTGATCGAGTCTGAGAATCAATCGGAAGCAATTAAATAAACCTGCACAACATTCCCTGAAACACCGTCAATCAAAATACCttctgtttgttgttgttgttttctggTGGGCTTGATTTCTCCTGTCCATCATCATGTTGAGTTCTGATGAATCATATAAACAAAACTCACTCACTTCAGACAGTTAAACTCATTGTTTTGACTGTGCATTACTCAATCATATAAAGTGAAACTGAGAGATCTCTTGCCTTTCATCAGGATCTGCTGTGGCATcctgcaaaataaaacattctcaTAAACAATTCACAGCAATGAAATAGAAGAGCCATTTTCTAGTTCCCTAAAGAACCTCTGAGTGAACAGTTCTgctatttttttacttttatgcaatggatgttaaaggattaatgtcctgataatttactcaccccatgtcatccaagatgttcatgtctttctttcttcagtggaaaagaaattaaggaaaacattccaggatttttctccatatagtggacttcactggggttcaacaggttgaaggtccaaatgtcagtttcagtgcagcttcaaagagctctacacgatcccagacgaggaataagagtcttatctagagaaaccatcggacattttctaaaaaaaataaacatttatatactttttaaccacaaatgctcgtcttgcactgctctgtgatgctccacgcattacgtaatcatgttggaaaggtcacgcgtgacgtaggtggaagtactgcggtagagcgaaaaactccatctcattttctcctccaacttcaaaatcgtccgacatcgttattttacctttttatgtaaaggtcgtttgacttagtctttgacgttcgctttgtaaacactggatcggtacttccacctacgtcacgcgtgacctttccaacatgattacgtaatgcgtggagcatcacagagcagtgcaagacgagcatttgtggttaaaaagtatataattttttattttttttagtaaatgtccgatggtttctctagataagactcttattcctcgtctgggatcatgtagagctctttgaagctgcactgaaactgacatttggaccttcaacccgttgaaccccagtgaagtccactatatggagaaaaatcctggaatgttttccttcatttctttttgactcaagaaagaaagagatgaaCATCTTAGAttacatgggggtgagtaaattatcaagacattttaattctggagtgaactaatcctttaaaggttcttcatggaacattCAGTGcatataaagaacctttatttttcatgtcattAAATGATGCTCACCACATCCATGTCAGCATCTCCTGCTTCACATTTCACCTCGCTTCTAAAACAGATGAATATATGAGTGACACAGAACttcatgcattattattattcgaGCTGAAGACGCACCTGGTGACTCCAGACTCCTGCTGACATTCTCCAGAGTCGGACTGTTTCTTCTAGTAATGATTCACAATCATTTATGTTTcagacacacattcatacttCTTTATGACCTTCTATCATGATGCTTTTACCTTCGAGGAGGGTTTGTGTTTGCCGTTCAACTCCGAGTCCTTTCCTCTGTCTTTAGAGGAATGCTTGGACTTCTTCTCTCTGACACACGCAAGAGATTTTAGTTAAATAAACCTGAAATATCTCTGTTTATCTCATATGATGCTGGATGCTGgaacgttaatagaacgtttgcTTAAAGTTATCAAATGttcttaaaaacattatttatacattgttttagttggacgttcatctaattttatttaaatgtgataattgttatactgtaaaaaatgctgggttaaaaactacccaagttgggttgaaaatggacaaacccagcgactgagttaaatgtttgacccaacctgctgggtagttttatttaactcaactattgtataaaaattactgtatttcttgcttaaaatgaacccaaaatatgttggaaatgaacatttattaataagtttaatgaaaaataaacatgtattaaattgcttattaataaatgttcacctttttattattattgttgcctctagtaattgtgactgatttttaatttccaacatattttgggttcattttaatccagacatatagtcatttttaaacaatagttgagttaaataaagctacccagcacgttggtcaaacatttaacccaacagctgggtttgtccattttcaacccaacttgggtagtttttaacccagcatctTTTAGAGTGTACTTATGAATGTTCTCATAATGTCTGCAAAATGATACAATGTTCTCAACGCGATCGCGTACAAGAAAAAacgttttaaaacatttcttttaaaactgGACGTTCAGATAACTTTCAAAAATAACGTTTTTataacattcttagaacatggGATGAAACTTTCTGACCTTCTATCGTGTTTTTTACTGCTCTTCTCATGTCCTTCCTTTTCCAGTTTCATCCTGTAAGTTCGTCCAGTATTTTCTACACTGTAAAGACAGCAAATTAGCGTCTAATTAGCCGCTTGCATCAGTAATGCAAAGCAAACTAACTTGCAAATGAAAGCCGAACACTAACGACCCGTTTTAAATCGGATTCAGTTACACAAGTTCAGTCTAAACACATTTAGATACACCTGATTATTTATGAGTTAAAAGAATTTACATGAACTCTGCGAGAGGCGAATATCAGTGATCTGATAAATCTCTTCGTACCTGAAAGGACTTCACAGCGGCATCAGAATGCATGTCACCTGTCACACCTGAAAGTTTTTAAGTTCCTCTTCTAATCAAGTGCGCAAAATCAGCCGcagcgccacctgctggaaTAAACCCCACCTGCACATGACGAGCCTTTTCCTCCATGATCTCAAGCATCATTTACAAGAATCTCAATGGCGTTTGCAGTTGTTTGAGATTATTGGAAGGAAAAATAACTTTACATAGTGATTTCTTTTGAAACTTTTACATTCATTTCAGgattttattaaagggttagttcacccaaaaatttctgtcattaattactcaccctcatgtcgttccacaacttcatcttcagaacacaaattaagatatttttgatgaaatccgagaggtttatgactcgtccataaacagcaatataatcaacactttcaaggtccagaaaggtactaaagacatcgttaaaacagtcatgtgactgcagtggttcaaccttaatgttatgaagagacgagaatactttttgtgcgcaaaaactaaaataaccactttattcaacaatctcttctcttctgtgtcattctcatacgttgtttacgtccagcgcttccagaacgccgactcattattggccagctcctgcgtgatgcgtcgtgctgatcacatgatcagctttggccaatactgagccggagttcggacgtaaacacggaagctttTACTGtgttactgcgtcacctgcataaggataatgagacagaagagattgttgaataaagtagttatttttgttttgtttttgcacacaaaaagtattctcgtctcttcataacattaaggttgaaccactgcagtcacatgactgttttaacgatgtctttagtacctttctggaccttgaaagtgttgattatattgctgtctatggacgagtcataaacctctcggatttcatcaaaaatatcttaatttaaggtcttatgggtgtggaacgacatgagggtgagcaattaatgacagaaatttcatttttgggtgaactaacactttaagttgCATGACTTTACCAGTCCCgtaaaacacaattttaaaattccctGACATTCCCTCAACTGGAAGAGTAAATCAGAGGAAACCATTGATCTCCAGTGAAGTTTGAACCAATAAACCCAAGCCTGTGTTCTAGAAATAAGATCAAATCTTTCCAAACatcaggggccagttgcataaacacatCCACCATTTTAAGATTGCGTCATAAGAACTAGTCAGTTAACCATAATCATCATACTTTTTTAGGTttttcagacattttatgtGAGTTATTGTGCAACCGGCCGCTGATCAACACATGAGTATCTGCTGGAAATAACATGACAAGCGTTGAATGATTCACCAGTCTTTTATTACAGCAAAAATATCTCGACGTGTAAATCGCCGCAAGGAACGGATGGAATGATTGACCGTGAGGTTCATCCATCTCATTAACATCACAAAAGTGTCCGGTTTTTCGCTGTACAACGGCAACAGGCGAAAGGGCAGAACAGTTCATCGTCCGTCAGCTGCCATAAATACTCAAATACATTTGGTATGAACTGtacaacaagagaaaacgtTTCGCaccatttacatataaaagaaacAATCGTGTAAATCATGTTCTAAAATTAGAGAAAAAACAGATGTGAACAGTAGTAAGACTCGAGCGTGTTACGAGCACGCGATGGACTCCAGCTGCTGCTCGGCCTCGGCGGCCATGGCCGCGGCCTGAAGCTGTTCGGTTTCGCTCTGCAGGCCGCCGCCGGTCAGCTGTTTGCGTTCGCTGTGCATGTTGTTCTCATGTCTCTTCAGGTCAGACGCTTTGGCGAAGGCCTTGGTGCACGAGTTGCACACGAACGGCTTCTCTCCTCGGTGGCGTCGCTCGTGGTCCTTCAGGTGCGACTTGTGCTTGAAGGCCTTTTCGCACATCTGGCAGCCGAACGGCCGCTCGTTGCTGTGCACGCGCTCGTGTTTCTTCAGGTCGGGCGCGCGGATGAAGGACTTGCCGCAGGCGTCGCAGCGGTAAGGCTTGAAGCCCGTGTGGATCTTCAGGTGCTCTTTTAAATGGGCCTGTGTGGTGAACGCTTTAGTGCAGATCTCGCAAACGAACGGCCTCTCGGCCGAGTGCAGCTTCTCGTGCTTCCGCAGGCGATTCTCGTCCAGGAAGGTCTTGCCGCACACTTGGCAGGCTAACTGATCTCGGTGGCCGTAGAGCAGATACTCGAACTTCATGTCAGCGGTGGCCGTCGTCCATCCCGGCGGCTGCTCGTCCTTCACGTCGCCCATGCTGTCGGCGAACGAGAGCGTCTGGGCGTGGCTCGCCAATTCTTTGGGTTCGGCGTCTATTGCTTCCACCTCTTGGTCGTAGCAGCTAACTTTGTGTACCTCCTCCTGCGCCAGCTCTTTCAAGATGGCCTCCTGCACTCGCAGGGCATTGTTCGGCGACTTGTCCAGGTCGTGATTGCCTTGCGCTTCCTCCACGATGTCGTCCGAAGGCGCGTCGTCTTGGTCGCCGAGCACCTGCACGTCGCTGTCTTGATTCAACGGGGGATCTTCCGTCGGAAGCCCCATTTTCACCATATCATACGGGAACTTTGTGTTCCGGGGGTCGTTGCTTTTCTCGTCGGGCGACATGTCGCGTTTCTGCGAGCAGAGCTTGTCCAAAAAGCGTATGCCGAGTATCTGCCCGGAGGACATCATCAGATTCACGTCCTTCTTCTTCACCGAGATCTTCGCGGTGTACATGTAATTGAGCACCTCCTCGAAGATGTCCGATCGGATGAAGTCGATCTCGATGACGGACGAACTGTCCACCTCGTGctttttaaagagttttttgAAGTAGTTGCTGCACGCCGCCAACACACAGCGATGCGCCCTGAACTTCACATCCTCCACCACCACCGCGATGTCGCAGTGCTCGCCTTCTAGTCGCTGCTCGTTCAGTAGCTTCAGAAAGATGGTCTTGTGCTCATCGTCCACATACTTCACAGTTTCGGACATACTGGAGCGGGATCCTAcggagagagagtgaaaaatGAGCTTGAATATTGAAACAGAGATTGAGTAGTTTACAAACAAATCAAATGAAAACATTGGGACATAACATGGTACATTCTAAAAAATTATGCTGGgtcaaaaacaacccaaattgggttgaaaatggacaaacccagcagttgggttaaatgtttcgCCCAACTcaactatagtttaaaaattactatatggctggcttaaaataaacctaaaataggttggaaattaaaaatcagacacacaattactagaggcaacaataacaatcaaaaggtaaacatttattaataaacaatttaataaatgtttattgttcaattattattcattaaacttattaataaacgttcatttccaacatgctttgggttcattttaagcaagaaatacagtcatttttaaacaatagttgagttaaataaaactatccagcaggttggcaaacatttaacccaactgctgggttaaaacaacctgggttgtttttaacccagcattttttttatattaaagtcagcatgaaacggaagtagcgtatatcagagtgaaacgACTTctgaacaaatgtagggcgggacctgattggatggttgtgatttgctattggtcgatctcatgtgagtgacaggttgtcccgccctcatgccagtaaacatgttattttgattatgaggcaaattaaataaaataatgaacacagataaatcatttataacaaactgcaatatttcatttaaaaaaaaaaaattatatagtttAATATATACTGGCGGACCAACTAATTGACATTTCGTCAgctttgtcatttttgtcaaaatatagttattcacatattcttactgtgtgacttttttttttttttttaagttgtgtacatATTGGCActattttttagaaaacaaaaagcaaaatgcAGATAAAACCTTGTAATTCCAAGGAGGCGTCTTGATATTGTTACAATAATCATTGTTTGTAATCGATTGGTTAACTACTACTTTAGTTTCAAGGATCTAAAATGTCCACAAAATCATGTATGGTTTTTGCTAATATATATTAGCAATACATGCTAtgctatacatttatttttataattatatacatcAGGCATTTGAATGAAgattcaatatgaaaaatgatTATGAGCATTTAACTTGCGTCACGccttattttaataaataatcacTAACATCACATTTGAAAACAGAACACAGgcattttaaacacatttcacGTGGTTTGTTAAAGATCATTGATACCTTGATGGGCACATGATGCTTGTGGTTTGTTCTGAATGGACACGGGCCACAAACGACAAAACTACTTCATTTAAACATACGAGATGTGTTTTTATCTTATAAAAGAGTCTTTTACTCTCTAAATATCTTGTTCGGTCGATAAACTGAAGTTTAATCGGTATATTTTGCCATTTCTGCGCTAGTCTGGTTTGGTTCTCTTGAAGCTAATCTTAGCATTAGCACATAAATCATCGTCGACCGACATTAATCGAACAAAAACGACTAACTATCCGCCGTCTTTCCCACTGAAAGAGCCCGGAGAACCAGAGAGTACCGATCAGCACCGGAGAGCAGCGGAATGTGCTCGGTAAACGGGCGCTCGATGTGGATCGAGGCGCGCTGAGGCGAATTTAGTGGCGCGAGCTGCGCGGGCCATGACGAACACTCCCGCGCCGGGCGCGCGCAGCCATCCCGCGCAAAACATTATGCAATAATTCAGCAGCTGCTTCAATCCGctcaaaaaatctatttcttaCCTTTATTGTGCTATTTTGATCCACTGGGAAAGTGTGTGTTGAATGTCACGAAAGCCAGTGCAGAATTTAATACTTTGTTGTTGTGTGCGAGGCCGAGGACGAGCACAGGCGGAAGGACGCGCTGCGCCAGCACGGAACTGCGGAGAGCGAGTGACCGAAGCTCGTACGTAGACACGGGCACAGCTACGCAAACAGCGCAGCGGctgctctctctcacacagggatgcgcaggCACGCTTACGCAAATGACCCAGCGCAAATCTCTGGAGCGCGAACCGTACTGTGACGCGCGGGAGGAGCGAGTGCACATTCAGATTCATTTACCTCAGAAAGAGAAATTAGTTTAAATCGCTTACACGATCGGGGATCTTTGAGGTTCGGTGAaatttatgaacaaacgttctttcagtaacattaatagaacaatTATTCGAAGTTATCTAATAATGTTagcagaaaacatttaaaaatcgtCTATGGAACGTTTTTTTCCCCTGACACATTTTATTTGGACGATAGTCtaacgtttttttaaatgttaatacttGTTtaagaacgttcagagaacattcaaaagtaacgttcccataatgtttgaagaataaaatggaatgtttttaaaacGTGTAAaacactggatgttttgaacgttcagagaacattttatagcttaatgagaacattagcaaaacgttcttagaacgtATTTTTGTTATTTGGTTAGGCTCAGAACTGTTAGCTATTGACCTACTGAACTGAAgataataaattaaacagaAGAAATTGTGTGATTATTTACTCTTAAGTAAATACCATGATGTTTTGGTACTAAATGATTGCCATGTTCACATATCATGGTATATGGCACtcctaaaaatattttaatgatgttaccatgtccaaaaacatgATATTACCATGATACCGTTTCCCCCAAAAGAATTCCAATTTCGGATGACCACCACCAAACGAGTTAATTAATTCATAATGagaatgaatttaaaataacttcaaTTATTGGAGAAAATCCCATCCTGtgcaaatgtttaaatgatgcTTGTGTACAACacaagtattatatatatatatatatatataattatatattagagattcaccgatatatcggccaataatcggcATCggtcaataaaaacaaaaattcacaCTATCGGTTATCGGCCGATTATTTAAAACAGCCGATAGTCAGGGCcaatatatcctgtcaatcaaaagatggcaggaaaatgcactgaatttgttttgtgtaaagaaaatgctaagaaaccagtttgatgttcaatattaatagtaattatatgaattaattacattcagaaagttaaaaaatattaatttaatcttcagaatttagttaatgtgtgttaatattaatttgagtaatgtgtttgtttataaattgataccagttactctgaaacaagttgataaaatggagagaataaagtttttatttgcatttgtttcaaaatataataattaaaaaatataatgattaattataatgaaattgtcattaatttaaaagaaggtataaaaggcagaacccctaaactatcggtatcgttatcggcagatatcactctgaataatcggctatcggtatcggtgcatctctaatatatatgtatatttgtttgtttattatagaAAATGCCATATTAATGAATGCAAATTCTCATTCACGTCTCACAGCAAAGGGATGAATGGAAACTGCAAAGTTATCAGAAATGGAATTGACCTTTTATTTGAGCTTGAGTGGGAAACAGTCAGCAGGGCGGCGATGCTGCACATGACACTGAATCAAggacataaacacacatttgGGCTTGTCTAAAGGTTCAGTTCTGTACAGTTTAAGGCTCAGATGTGGCAAGGAGAACTCTGGGATTGATGTTTCAGGGTACCAGTCGAGCTCTCAAACAGTTTAGCTCCTCTAGACTCAACGTTCACAAGTGACAGTTTTcaagaagaaacaaaaaaacaggcGTATAATTCAAGTAAAACAACATAACACGTCTCTAAGATACATGAGAAAATGTGTGGCATATTCATATTCTCATATTGTCATTTGTGTGTCACATTCAACATGAGCAAATCAGAGGGGCGACACGTGTGGATGGCACATCTCTGCAAGGTTAAATATTGTGCAAAGTCCTTTTTTAAAGTGAAAGAGcagtataataaataaatgtagataTCTGTTATATTTCACATATTCTTCAGTCCCGTGGTTTGACTAAACGCTCATATAGTATTTCCTAAAATGTCTATATACTTTAGTCTCCTCACAAAAAAAGCAGAATTGTTCCCTTGTCATGCAGTAACAGTGATCCAGTGCGgcagagcgtgtgtgtgtgtgtgtgtgtgtgtgtgtgtgtgtgtgtgtgtatgtgtatgtgtgtgtgtgtgtgtgtgtatgtgtgtgtgtatgtgtgtgtgtgtgtgtgtatgtgttactCCAGAAGTGTTCAGATGAAGTTTGCTGCGATTCATTAGTTCATGTTGATTTCTCTGAAGCGTCCCTCATTCTCCACAGCGTGAACACTAGATTCTTCCAGAAAGCGTGAAGATGATGTTAAtcctgaaaatataaaacaaaacattcagtAAATAGCAGGAATGAAGGAGCAGAAAGGACCTTCAGAGGAGCGAAGCGTGACGCGGGTCTGTTAGTGCCTGACAGCGATCTGAAGTGATGATGTCAAACACgtcatgcatttaaatatcatgttaAAACATAATACAGGCCTCAATAACATGGGATTTTTTCACCTGTTTTCTGGTCCAGCAGGTGAAAATGGTGCGTCTGCCGGCCACTTAGTAACATAACAACACATTCTCCTCAACGACACACATGATTTGAGGATTCATGTCtggagcacaaacacacactcagctTTACTAATAATCTCATGGATTCCATCACAATGCAGTACCGTGTTCTACCAGCAGAAAGCAGTGTGTTCAATCAAAACTGAAATATAGTCAGAGCAGCTACAGATGTGAAATATAGCTGAGAGTggcaattatcggggttcaagcgttttaaggcctttaagtacatgcgtaaaaaggtatgttttaattagcaagcctgtaaccatctcgatcatagatgattttcgaggttgagccaaaaacccgaggactagttcgccaaagttggtttttgaaataatctccaatatttaacgaacgattcgatggacagcggcggtcctagaggcaaagttgcggTATGTGTGGTATGAATGTCGTGGGCGTGCATGAAAAAATCGCGCGATACACGATCCTTTACGAacgtgaaaaacgcaaaggcGCCCCCAGGTGGCCGATTGCTTTCGAGTTTCtcacaggcccagcgagtttcgttccgatcggcctccataaaccttgtctgatagctgctcaaacttcattggccaatGGCAGATGCGTcagtgtcctcatagacaattaTCGGACCTCGGacgaagacactgcatgccaattttcaagtaaatcggactaacggtgaagtagttatagccattttcatgttttttatctgttatagtgccaccaagtggccagtcgccgcgtcctttttcacgcgaccacagaatgagctcttacatagttgtgccaaatttggtgaaaatatctcattccctTCACGAGTTACAGCCATTTtcgtaaaagtggctccacccacttcaaacgttttggcggcccttagtgaccgtgaatcgaaatttcaactttttttttttgataattattgataatgAGATTCCAGGGAATCTTGCTGCACTAGTTTGGCTCTGATCAGGccaatttttttcaaaaaatccgaAATACCCACAAATTTCGAACGACGAGAGAATCCTAGTAGGTATcctaggagttatgagccatttcgtacttttgaccgctgtagcgcccccgtcaggctgatcggggcgagccttggtgacactgtagacggtgtgagtactaccagccctcaaagtttcaagtctctacgacttacggtttgctctgcccgatcactttcaggggagaatgctgatccttggaaattttaacaattacttgaacccctaataattAGTACACATTCTAAAAGCACCAGTCAAACAGGCAGAAACAATCAGCCAAAGTCCTCTGAGTTCCGCAGATGAATGATGAGGAAAGTAAACAGCCAAAGCGCCACCAGTGTTAGTACAGCAGCCAATAGCAGCGCTCCAAACCGCAGCAGCCAATCAGCTCGTAGTCAGCCAAGCCAAATCAAGCTCTGATTGGCTCTGGTCTTACCTGCGTCACTCCTCGCCCTCCTCCGGCGTGATCTCCGTCTCTTTATGGACCACGACTTTGGTCACTGACATGTCGGGATGTTGTTCTTTAGCCTCTTTAATAGCCTGAGCCAGAGCCTGACCCACAGTGACACCCACATCAGAACCAGCCGGCCACACAACTACTGCTAACTAGGCTTAACTACTGGATCATTACAATTCATAAAGGATCATTCTACTAGAAATGAAGTAAATGAATGATGAGCTGATAAACTTGTGCTGTATTCTGATAATGAACTAAAATCAAgcaactttctttttcttttttttaaagaaggaAAACGCTTATATTACCATATTCAGTAACACTTCACAGGTTCCGTCTGTTAACATGGGTAACTACATCAGAAAAATACtcaagcatttattaatgtaaacGTTTACTGGACCTgagataacatgaactaacaatgaacagttgtatttttaactagatgtaaacaaactttgatgttggcttcaGAAAGCCTGATCAGAATGTTTGAAGACATTTTAACAGCTTTACGTTTGAAGGCTTtaagtttgaaatagttttaagttttagtttagtagttttaaaagatagatcgatag from the Ctenopharyngodon idella isolate HZGC_01 chromosome 22, HZGC01, whole genome shotgun sequence genome contains:
- the zbtb14 gene encoding zinc finger and BTB domain-containing protein 14, whose protein sequence is MSETVKYVDDEHKTIFLKLLNEQRLEGEHCDIAVVVEDVKFRAHRCVLAACSNYFKKLFKKHEVDSSSVIEIDFIRSDIFEEVLNYMYTAKISVKKKDVNLMMSSGQILGIRFLDKLCSQKRDMSPDEKSNDPRNTKFPYDMVKMGLPTEDPPLNQDSDVQVLGDQDDAPSDDIVEEAQGNHDLDKSPNNALRVQEAILKELAQEEVHKVSCYDQEVEAIDAEPKELASHAQTLSFADSMGDVKDEQPPGWTTATADMKFEYLLYGHRDQLACQVCGKTFLDENRLRKHEKLHSAERPFVCEICTKAFTTQAHLKEHLKIHTGFKPYRCDACGKSFIRAPDLKKHERVHSNERPFGCQMCEKAFKHKSHLKDHERRHRGEKPFVCNSCTKAFAKASDLKRHENNMHSERKQLTGGGLQSETEQLQAAAMAAEAEQQLESIACS